Proteins from a genomic interval of Psychrobacter urativorans:
- the tilS gene encoding tRNA lysidine(34) synthetase TilS: MSSSNNDDNNNAKNSSAIRQYPIQSIAADSLIDQSLAEALLASVAHYRDQLHGRRIWLACSGGRDSLALAALCLQLYRRGDLPFLPQLLHVNHGLQADSDHWAQHVAQWAQAQQMPCHILRATVNGHDEQAARQARYQVMFAHINQDDVLLLAHHADDQAETVLMRLMQGAGVNGLSGMQPWREQSQGARCHVLWRPWLTVRRTAITTYAEQLKLPYINDPTNDDGDNVRSGLRRDIMPLLATYNANVVHNIARSAQLLADAHATVSTQAAQDSQYTAISPLCQPPFQRVLDIDKLQSMPLHRQRQLLHYWLAQDESLPPAKQLIDDVLALTQRTDANHQTTLDWYASKQIYTIRRYRQHLYRLSHSFLQWLTLPINEQTLTLSSHCLFDNASKKKTETITLRSNDSFCWQLQFTPDTIKRLLTYLLEHQSLPPNLSVDIINIFENEADFLLKIAPLGRQQRLQTAFATRPQAGKKLTQTLAMPVWLRDSLVVISVVSTHTNEELPLLLVSPFDSWMLGFDKSAAGITSTILDSDFSFRTTVRTISQCHQDDSN; this comes from the coding sequence ATGAGCAGTAGCAATAATGATGACAATAACAATGCTAAAAATAGCAGCGCCATTCGCCAATATCCTATTCAGTCTATCGCTGCTGATTCATTGATAGATCAGTCGCTTGCGGAGGCTTTACTAGCCAGTGTGGCGCACTATCGTGACCAGCTTCACGGTCGCCGAATTTGGTTGGCTTGTAGTGGCGGGCGCGATTCATTGGCGTTAGCGGCGTTATGTTTACAGTTATATCGACGAGGTGATTTACCATTTTTACCGCAATTACTGCACGTTAATCATGGTTTACAAGCAGATAGTGACCATTGGGCACAGCATGTGGCGCAATGGGCGCAGGCGCAGCAGATGCCGTGTCATATTTTGCGCGCAACCGTGAATGGACATGATGAGCAAGCAGCACGGCAAGCGCGTTATCAGGTGATGTTTGCTCATATTAATCAAGACGATGTTTTATTACTCGCCCATCATGCCGATGACCAAGCCGAAACTGTGCTCATGCGGTTGATGCAAGGCGCTGGAGTTAATGGCTTATCGGGCATGCAGCCGTGGCGGGAACAGTCGCAGGGCGCGCGTTGCCATGTCTTATGGCGACCATGGCTAACGGTGCGTAGAACGGCTATTACCACTTATGCTGAACAATTAAAGCTGCCTTATATTAATGACCCGACTAATGATGACGGTGATAATGTGCGTAGTGGTTTGCGCCGTGACATCATGCCATTGTTAGCCACTTATAATGCCAATGTCGTGCATAATATTGCCCGTAGTGCGCAGTTACTTGCCGATGCGCACGCAACTGTCAGCACACAAGCTGCGCAAGATAGTCAATACACCGCCATCAGTCCATTATGCCAACCCCCGTTTCAGCGCGTACTTGATATTGATAAGCTGCAATCAATGCCTCTGCACCGACAACGGCAACTGCTACATTATTGGTTGGCACAAGATGAGTCATTACCGCCAGCAAAGCAACTCATTGATGATGTGCTTGCGCTTACTCAGCGTACTGATGCCAACCATCAAACGACGCTAGACTGGTATGCTAGCAAGCAGATATATACCATTCGTCGCTATCGACAGCATCTATACCGACTCAGTCACTCATTTTTACAGTGGTTAACACTACCTATTAATGAGCAAACGTTAACTTTATCCTCACACTGTTTATTTGATAATGCTTCTAAAAAGAAAACAGAGACAATTACCCTGCGGTCAAACGATAGCTTCTGTTGGCAATTACAATTTACGCCAGATACTATCAAGCGTTTATTAACCTACTTATTAGAGCATCAATCACTGCCCCCAAACTTGTCCGTAGATATCATTAACATATTCGAGAATGAAGCCGATTTTTTGCTAAAAATTGCGCCATTAGGTCGGCAACAACGGCTACAAACCGCCTTTGCCACTCGTCCACAAGCAGGTAAAAAACTCACTCAAACCTTAGCTATGCCAGTCTGGCTGCGTGATAGTTTGGTGGTTATCAGCGTTGTATCCACCCATACAAATGAGGAATTACCCTTATTATTAGTCTCACCATTTGACAGCTGGATGCTAGGGTTTGATAAGTCTGCGGCAGGTATAACCAGCACTATATTAGACAGCGATTTTAGTTTTAGGACGACGGTGCGTACTATATCGCAATGTCATCAAGATGACTCAAATTAA
- the proC gene encoding pyrroline-5-carboxylate reductase, protein MSVLNSDLDNKKISFIGGGNMAQALISGLIACGVKPELITVSAPSANTRDIFTTQQINVVDAKVDSKAAVTDADVVILAVKPQMMKAVVSEFADALDKQLVISVAAGLSTDLLSEMLGGYQTIVRAMPNTPATIQMGATGLYGTDATTDAQKQLATAVMAASGLTMWVNDEAQMHAVTAVAGSAPAYVFYFIESMIDGAVALGLDKEQASALAMQTVLGAATMARDSQDTPAELRRKVTSPNGTTQAAIESMQSNEVGRQIAEAMQACYNRSQALSEEMK, encoded by the coding sequence ATGTCAGTATTGAACAGCGACTTGGATAATAAAAAAATAAGCTTTATCGGTGGTGGTAACATGGCGCAAGCCTTGATTAGCGGGCTAATTGCCTGCGGTGTCAAGCCTGAGCTGATTACCGTATCAGCGCCGAGTGCTAATACCCGTGATATTTTCACTACGCAGCAGATAAATGTCGTTGATGCAAAAGTTGACTCTAAAGCAGCAGTGACAGATGCCGATGTGGTCATTCTCGCAGTCAAACCGCAAATGATGAAAGCGGTCGTCAGTGAGTTTGCTGATGCTTTAGATAAGCAGTTGGTGATTTCGGTGGCGGCAGGTTTATCAACAGATTTATTATCCGAGATGTTGGGTGGCTATCAAACTATCGTACGTGCCATGCCGAATACCCCTGCCACCATACAAATGGGAGCAACCGGTCTCTATGGCACTGACGCCACCACTGACGCCCAAAAACAGCTGGCAACCGCTGTGATGGCAGCGTCAGGTCTCACCATGTGGGTAAACGATGAAGCGCAAATGCATGCCGTGACCGCAGTTGCAGGTTCTGCGCCTGCTTATGTATTTTACTTTATTGAATCGATGATTGATGGTGCGGTTGCATTGGGACTGGATAAAGAACAAGCGTCAGCGCTCGCCATGCAAACAGTCTTAGGTGCAGCAACCATGGCGCGTGATAGTCAAGATACTCCAGCTGAGCTACGCCGCAAAGTCACGTCTCCTAATGGCACGACCCAAGCGGCGATAGAATCCATGCAGAGTAATGAGGTAGGTCGTCAAATCGCAGAAGCCATGCAAGCATGTTATAACCGTAGCCAAGCACTTAGCGAAGAGATGAAATAA
- a CDS encoding YggT family protein, whose translation MNNTLLQIFDLVTTFAMLLVFIRFMLQFAGMDARDPLVAPAYKATHIVDVFGRIFPTVAHGRISLAAIVLMFLIRLIDIAGKAALTHQGIAPVPLFFTGSISLVLDFLRMCRYLVIGSIIVSWIVVFTQSQHPIIGIIMNLAEPILAPFRRITPNLGMLDLSPMIAFFAFYLLEIFIGGIASNFMPMLG comes from the coding sequence ATGAACAATACGTTATTACAAATTTTCGATTTGGTCACCACCTTTGCCATGCTATTGGTGTTTATCCGTTTTATGCTCCAGTTTGCGGGGATGGATGCCCGTGACCCCTTGGTCGCTCCAGCTTATAAAGCCACGCATATTGTCGATGTCTTTGGGCGTATTTTTCCTACGGTCGCCCACGGTCGCATCAGCCTTGCCGCTATTGTCTTAATGTTCCTGATTCGGCTGATTGATATTGCGGGTAAAGCCGCATTAACGCATCAAGGTATTGCGCCTGTGCCGCTGTTTTTTACCGGTTCCATAAGTTTGGTGCTCGACTTTTTACGCATGTGTCGATATTTAGTGATTGGCTCAATCATCGTCAGTTGGATTGTGGTCTTTACCCAGTCTCAGCATCCGATTATTGGCATCATTATGAATCTAGCTGAGCCAATTTTAGCGCCATTTCGCCGTATCACGCCGAACTTAGGCATGCTAGATTTGTCACCGATGATTGCCTTTTTTGCCTTTTACTTATTAGAGATTTTCATTGGTGGTATTGCCTCAAACTTTATGCCCATGCTCGGTTAA
- a CDS encoding hydroxymethylpyrimidine/phosphomethylpyrimidine kinase, translating to MRPVVLCFSGLDPSGGAGLQADIEAIGQAGAHAVVACTAITVQSSQRVFGFEACDAELVKAQATTVLNDLPVAVIKSGMLGTTDNIAMLTQLFAEQIISNAIPFVLDPVLVANSGGSLGDEKTLVAAFRRLLPYATLITPNTHELRALSGEQDLHIGAQKLCAQGTRAVLVKTSHDFDSGDIEQYLYIKGEMVHKSILPRLDGEFHGSGCSLASFIAGRLAVGDDLVAAVIAADNWITQTLHAADAPHPNNASAQLIPNRFVKIN from the coding sequence ATGCGTCCAGTTGTGCTGTGTTTTTCAGGGTTAGACCCTTCAGGTGGTGCAGGGCTACAAGCCGATATTGAGGCGATTGGGCAAGCAGGGGCACATGCGGTGGTTGCCTGTACAGCTATTACGGTGCAAAGCTCACAGCGGGTTTTTGGTTTTGAAGCCTGTGACGCTGAATTAGTGAAAGCTCAAGCCACCACCGTGCTCAATGATTTACCAGTCGCCGTTATCAAGTCGGGTATGCTGGGTACGACAGATAATATCGCGATGCTAACGCAACTCTTTGCTGAGCAAATTATCTCAAATGCTATTCCATTTGTACTCGATCCGGTACTGGTTGCTAATAGCGGTGGTAGTTTGGGCGATGAGAAAACTTTAGTAGCAGCCTTTAGAAGGCTACTACCCTACGCCACCTTAATTACGCCTAATACGCACGAACTACGGGCATTAAGTGGCGAACAAGATTTGCATATTGGCGCACAGAAACTTTGCGCGCAAGGGACACGTGCCGTATTGGTTAAGACCTCGCATGATTTTGATAGCGGTGATATTGAACAGTACTTATATATCAAAGGCGAGATGGTGCATAAAAGTATCTTACCGCGCTTAGACGGTGAATTTCATGGTTCAGGCTGCTCACTTGCCAGCTTTATCGCTGGACGCTTAGCCGTTGGTGATGATTTGGTTGCGGCGGTTATTGCGGCTGATAACTGGATTACGCAAACGCTGCATGCGGCTGATGCGCCGCATCCCAATAATGCAAGTGCGCAATTGATACCCAATCGCTTTGTAAAAATTAATTAG